In Nicotiana tabacum cultivar K326 chromosome 19, ASM71507v2, whole genome shotgun sequence, one DNA window encodes the following:
- the LOC107762843 gene encoding RNA demethylase ALKBH10B, with the protein MPPAAGVVANSDRVHFMPTAGGAPVVQPPPMMSETFAKDAILAWFRGEFAAANAIIDALCNHITQLEGGRSEYESVFAAIHRRRLNWIPILQMQKYYSIADVTLELKKVAARKVTDVEQSDVKEEEKESEVKELLNEKAKCHDEESFENSENGGGEVVDEDSIREDSNGSPESEITDTGSQEVQDSVELCSNHENCETRHDQIKMTKGFVSKEPVKGHMVNVVRGLKLFEDIFTPNELSKLDDLVNELRVAGQNGELSGETFILYNQQVKGSKRELIQLGAPIFGHVKEDTTYQKSNNEPIPALLEGVIDHLIQWHLISESRRPNSCIINFFDEGEYSQPFLKPPHLEQPVSTLLLAESMMAFGRSLVSDSEGNYKGSLMLSLKEGSLLVMRGNSADMARHAMCSSPNKRVTITFFKVRTEIGNNFPEVAPLTRAMTLWQPGVPTQYATANGVHNGYEPMDVIPKWGVLRAPMVMLAPVARPLVMSPRKAPRGGTGVFLPWNGGSRKPAKHLPPRAQRGRFLALPTPSDSPKSETTSEPSLDLDGKSP; encoded by the exons ATGCCGCCGGCAGCCGGCGTTGTTGCGAATTCCGATCGAGTTCACTTTATGCCTACAGCTGGTGGTGCTCCAGTGGTCCAACCACCTCCCATGATGTCTGAGACATTTGCTAAGGATGCCATTTTAGCGTGGTTCAGGGGCGAGTTTGCCGCTGCGAATGCGATTATTGATGCGCTCTGTAACCATATTACTCAGCTGGAAGGCGGCCGATCGGAATACGAATCTGTTTTCGCCGCCATACATCGCCGGAGACTGAATTGGATTCCAATTCTTCAGATGCAGAAGTATTATTCCATTGCTGATGTCACGCTTGAGCTCAAAAAAGTCGCCGCTAGAAAGGTGACGGACGTGGAACAGAGTGatgtaaaagaagaagaaaaggagagtGAAGTGAAAGAATTGCTTAATGAAAAGGCTAAATGTCATGACGAAGAGTCGTTTGAGAACTCCGAAAATGGAGGCGGTGAGGTGGTAGATGAAGATTCAATCAGAGAGGATTCAAATGGATCGCCGGAAAGTGAGATCACGGATACag gaTCCCAAGAAGTACAGGATTCTGTGGAACTTTGCTCAAACCATGAAAATTGTGAGACAAGGCATGACCAGATCAAGATGACTAAGGGGTTTGTATCAAAGGAACCAGTCAAAGGACATATG GTGAATGTTGTAAGAGGTCTGAAGTTATTCGAAGACATATTTACTCCGAATGAACTCTCTAAGTTAGATGACCTTGTGAATGAACTTCGAGTTGCTGGTCAAAATGGTGAACTCTCAG GTGAAACTTTTATTTTGTACAACCAGCAGGTGAAGGGCAGCAAAAGAGAGCTGATTCAACTCGGTGCACCAATTTTTGGGCATGTAAAAGAGGATACCACATATCAAAAGA GTAACAATGAGCCCATTCCAGCTCTTCTGGAAGGTGTCATAGACCACCTGATTCAGTGGCATCTAATATCAGAGAGTAGAAGACCTAACAGCTGCATTATCAACTTCTTTGATGAG GGGGAGTATTCGCAGCCTTTCCTGAAACCACCTCACTTGGAACAGCCAGTCTCCACCCTTCTCCTGGCTGAATCAATGATGGCATTTGGGCGAAGTCTTGTGAGCGATAGTGAAGGGAACTACAAAGGATCGCTCATGCTTTCTCTTAAAGAGGG GTCTCTTTTGGTCATGAGGGGGAATAGTGCTGATATGGCCAGGCATGCCATGTGCTCATCTCCTAACAAAAGAGTTACAATTACATTCTTTAAAGTCAGAACAGAGATTGGAAACAATTTTCCAGAAGTTGCTCCTCTGACTAGAGCCATGACCTTATGGCAACCTGGTGTTCCAACACAATATGCAACTGCAAATGGAGTTCACAATGGTTATGAGCCAATGGATGTGATCCCCAAATGGGGTGTCCTTCGAGCTCCGATGGTTATGCTAGCACCAGTGGCGCGTCCACTAGTTATGAGCCCCCGAAAGGCTCCTCGTGGTGGTACTGGTGTATTTTTGCCATGGAATGGTGGATCCAGAAAACCTGCAAAGCATCTTCCGCCGCGTGCTCAAAGAGGACGGTTCCTTGCACTGCCTACCCCTAGTGACTCACCTAAATCAGAGACCacttcagaaccaagtttggatcTTGATGGGAAATCACCATAG